A segment of the Cricetulus griseus strain 17A/GY chromosome 6, alternate assembly CriGri-PICRH-1.0, whole genome shotgun sequence genome:
ATAAGTCTGAACATGGTGTCTTTGATGTCCTATTCACTCAATTTGTGGTCTGTTCTGTATGAAATGACATTTATGACAACCTTCATAATGACAAAGAATTTCTATCAACTTTAAAATTATGGCCTAAgtatttacttctttttcttaacCTCTTCTTTTAAAGTACCTAGAGAAACTATAAACGtgccaatttttcttttcttaggaaTTTTTATAGTATGTTGGCTGTCAGAATATGTAATAACAACAGAAAGTACATTGAATAATAATTAACTGTTGattacatttttcatttcctatttattcacacttcttttaaaattcctaCAAAAATAAGAATATCTGGATAAACATGATGAATCCATAATGTCTTCAGGAAGATGTATCAAAAATACTTGGAAGCACGATAGCTTATAGCTAATTGGAGACAGGTGATTTAGAAATGCCTCTCTGTGTTGGGATTGGGATGGGAACTGACAATAAAAACTCTACCTAAAGTAGCCAGGAAACTTACAAACGCttgggaggaaaataaaatacatccaAATGTACAATTTCTCTAAAACAATCAAAAGACTATACTCTCTTACACCAATTTAAAAGAGTTGGAGCCACTGGGATGGCTCAGGGGGAAaggtacctgccaccaagcctggtgacttggatgttacagaatattattttaaggtgtgttacttttgtttatgctctggaatatttgtttaatgatgcaaagatttgtttgattaaataaaattcacctgtggtcaggaggctgggtcagcaactagctgacaacAAGTGGGAAGGAGGtgccaggtggagaagggtttgtaaggaggggtgaggagaagcATGAGGGCTTCTGGAGAGAAGCCAGAGGAGAGGAGGTGAgctacttgctattcagcctctctgagaaACAGAATtccacctcaacctttgaatcttgactTCTTTAGAGGGACAAAGATTTAGATAAGTTCCCTTCATATTTGTGAACATATCTGTGAATGAGTAGGTGCCTGAGGGAACTCCCTCAGCCTGTGGCTCATCAGGCATGACTGTTGCTGATAGTTGGGAGCTGcagttttttttctattactcTATCCATTTTGTTATGCTTTGAAACTGCTATAAAGTACATGCATTTAAGATCCCATTCTTTAATATATTGGTCCCTGTAGTGTTGTGAAGGAAACTCACTTTCTTTGGTCATATTCCTTGTTTTGAAAAATAGCTTAATGAAAGAATGCTAATTCCAATATTCCTTCATTTATAGCAGCCTGGATGTCCAAGACATTATCATGctcatatatattataatttatacACACATCTCACTTTAATGATATATAAACCTCAAATACAGAGGAAACTAGAAATTTACAGGAGAATATAAAAGTATgtgagtatgtacacacacacacacacacacacacacacacacacacacacacacacatatatatatgtactacAGTACATGTATTCCAGTCTGGGGATGATACGTCTAGGCAACAGCATCTAGCTAGGTGCCTCTTCCAGGGTGGACAGACATGAAGAGCAGGATTATTAAAATGAAGCATTATTGaagatttgctttgttttcatctgtCTTCTGCTGGACCAAACTTAACATTTGCACACCATACAACTTCTTTTAGTTCAATATAAGCATGCACACAGTTATTGATAGGATAAAATTCACATGTGTCGTCAGCTTTGCATGAGATAAAACTGGGAAAGCTCCATGATGAAATTTGGTCTTAAGCTACGCATAATAAGAAAGGAATGGCAGCAACtgacagagaaagcaaagaaggaagaaacaaggaaCTGGGAAGTGCCTGTTCTCTGGTGGCAAAAGAACATGGGATAGAAGGGAAGGACTCGTGGGACAGTGGCTAGGAGTTGTACTATAGAGAGACTGATCTGAAACCACAACAGGAGCCAGGAGCATGGCTGAGTGTTCCAGAACGACAGTGTTGAGGAATCTATCCCACTAAAAGCCACACTTTAGTTTGCTCAGAGAGACAGCCAACCGTGGGCACAGCCACACATGAGTAAGGACAAACCAATACTTTAAATTCTTGAAGAATATTGCTTTCAGACTCAGAGAGACCTGTGAGAAATGAGACTGGCAGGCGACGGCAATGTGACTTAGGACTCAGACCAGATAACTAATAGCATAAGTggcaagagaaacagagagaggtggaaaaagaaataggaaggcATGGGAGGAGTGCGAATGGATGAGCCGAGAGAGTACTCGGACCTCCTGGATTCTGGATGCAGGAGGCACTATTCGCCAGAGATTGTTGATGCTGATACCTTGAGAGTGGAACTACCCTTTGTCCAGGGCCCTTCATGTCTTATGAGCTGCCAACACAAAGGTTGGAGAACTTTGTCTTGAGGGTCCTTCTCATCTTGGGGTTGCTTAGCATCAGAATGGTGGAATGCAGGGAGATGCCCATGTAGGTTATCACTTCCCAGGCCCAGCGCCAGGAATTGTAGATAGTTATGACTTGTGTGGTAGATAACATCAGGAACAGGACATATGATGtatagaagatgaggaagaaggcAAGAGACTTCAGAGCCATGGTGTGAGCCTGGGTGCTGTGATCATGAGGCCTGGGTCTGTGGTACCTCATCTGTTCCAAATGCCAGTACAGTGAGAACATAAGCAAGATGATGgacagcagagacaggaagaatggAGTGATACACATCAGCATGGTATGACAGCGATAATAATACTGAGAGAACATACGCGCTCCACAAGCATGTGTGCAGTTTTCGTAGGCCATCATCTGAAAGGCGATTGTGTTCCCAGTGAATGTGGAGGTGGCTGACAGACCACCAATGATCAAGGATCCCAGAAGTAACCTGGGCACAGACTGAGAAATTCTCCATTTCATCCACAAGAagatggggtgggagaaggaacaGATTTTCACACAGTAGAAGATGGCAAGCCAGGTGGTTAACCAGTAATTGACAGTGTTGATGAAGTCCCAGAGGATCCCAAAATAGCTATCTATTTGATGAAGCAAAAAGAAGTTCAGAAAGTTGTTAAGGATTGCTAGTCCATGCAgacagaacctggaggcagctaGGCAGGCCACAATCATGTCACCTGCAGGGAGTGCGTGGCTTTGAATCCATTTCCTACCCAGCACAGTGACCATGAAGCCATTTTGCAGCATTGCAGCTAGAGACTGCACACAAAAGATGACCATGAAGATGAATGTAGGTGACCAAGGCATCTTCTCTGAGGAAGATTTGCTTAGACAAGCTCCTACTGCTGAGGCCCGGGACACAGtcccaggaaaaaaacaaaacaaaacaaaacaataaaagcatcTTCAGCCAAATGACCTGGCTGAAACCTCTTCCTGGATTCATGCAAAAGCCCAGCCACCAATGAGGCCCACGTATACCAGGAGCTGAAATGAGGAAAACTGCTGTCCTTGCTAGCTTGGAAATCACTCCCAGCTCAATGACACCTGTGTCTATTTGCAGACAGTGCATTTGCCTGCTCTTCATCAGAGTCAGGTGCAGGGAAATATGAACAGAATCCAGGGATGATCCAATACACCACCACTTTGCACATCGCTACTGTGTTTCATCTCTAGTGTTATAATGAACAGTGCATATCTATCATGCATGTTAATGGGTTTCACTGTAACATTTCTAtccatgatatacatacatatatatatatatatatatatatatatatatatatattatatatgtatgtattgctTTGATGATATCAGACCTCATAGGTAACTCCAGGTCACCTTACCCTACTCTAGCATCCACCACTTCCAACtcagtttgttttacttttattttagcaTGTTTGAGAGAAAACATACTTGGCTTTCTGTGTCTTGGTTACTTTACATTACATGACCTCGGATATATCCCATTTCCCAACAAATGGCATCACTTCATTGTGCTATAATAGTCCACTCTGTGTGCGTGTCTTCAATTCTGTCTatcaatctgtctgtctctatcatctacctatcttatctatctatctatctatctatctatctatctatctatctatctatctctctctatctctctatctatctatctatctaatctatctatctatctgtttgaCTGTTTATTTAATACTTctcatatctatttatctatagaTGAACACTGAGGCAGATTCCAAAGCTCAGCTATTTATTATAAATCATGCTGGAATAAATGGATATATAAAGATCTCTTACCTATGCCgacttcatttattttgaatttatatcCAAGAGGATAGCTTGATCCTGTGTTAGTCCTATGTTTAGTTTTTAGAGGAGCTActacactgattttcatagtgactGGACTAATTTGCATTTACCTGCAGTGTACATGGCTTCCTTATTTAGTCCACATTCTAGCTggcttttcattgttgtttgttttgttttggtagccACTGTGATTAGAGTGAGATGGAATTTCCATAAAGTTTTGACTGATGTTTAATTCTCACTATTGGATAATTGAatgcatttccattttatttcagtgGCTACTTTGAGTCATGTAGTGCACAGCTTTCCTTACTGTAGTCTTCCTTGAAATAGTACTGGGTTAACATGTattataataaacataaaattatacatttttctccttccctaaTTTTTAAGGACTGATGTAGATTTTACTTACATATATGTTGAAAATcccataattattaatttttccccTGTGCTGGCTCAGAAATTTCCTTAATAAGGTAGGCACAACCAATCAAGGGGGACATGCCCTAGCAAAGTCTGTTTTGATGGCTTTTCTGCATTAATCTCCTCATTTTCCACTGTCTTCATAATGTTTTCTGTGAGGAAATACTCAGAGTGgctattatttttgctttaagCAGTCAGGGATATTTTAgtgatttaaataacaaaattcttGCATTGCCAGGGTAACCACACTTGTCACATGTTTAGTTTCCTTGGTTAGAATCAAGTTTCCTTATGGAACTACCTTTTGTACACAAgtttttcatataataaaaatgaagatagaaGAGTAGCTAAGTCAGCTAATACATGTCAATTAATATGGCATGAATACTACCAATTATTAAACTATAAGGATATTAACAGATGATGCTTTTGCTTGAAGCATCACAAATACAATAATAAACTAGATTAATTGGATCAAAAGCAAGTCCAAAGATTCATGGActtaaaacataagaaaaagagTTCTGAAAAGCTATGGGGAAGTAATAGCCTAAACAAAACATATTAGTGCAGTTGGCATCTATATTCAGAAGTAAAATGACTTCATACTTAAAAGTCAattataatgttttatttgtagATGAAAGGTACAACAGTCTTATGAGGAGTGAAATGGGGGAATGCATTTAGAATTTCAAAGTagggaaatatttcttttttatataatttatttttattccatgtacATTtatgctttgcctgtatgtatgtgtgaaggtgtcagatcctctgaagctggagttacaggcagttatgagctgtcatgtgtgtactgggaattgaacctgggtcctctagaagagcagtcagtgctcttaaccatggagccatttctccaaccccagaaaaatatttcttaagaccaaaataaaaacaaaaaaacccccagcAATCACAAATATAACATTGGGATGCAGCTGTCTAATGttgaaaaaatagaaatggtAACACAGCCCTGAGTTATAAACTTAAAGGGTGCTAAAACATAGCTAGGGAATAGAAAGTTGATGTTCTTGGGAAACAAGACTTGGAAAAGGGAAGTATAGGGGTTCTTCCCACTTTGTCAGGGCTGGCAGTTAGATTTACAGTTCAAATAAATGTATTAAGAGTATATTTGCTTTATTTGATAtcaccaaaaaaattaaaaagaatggggactggagagatggtcataagagcactagctgttcttgcagaggacccagactcTACTTCCAGTACCCATATAgttgctcacagccatctgtgacttcaattccagggcatctgatgccctctccttgCCTCTGATATACATGGAGGTAAATgattcatgcacacacaattttaaaaatatttttaaaaaattgttaagaAGGATAGAGGTAGAGTCAGTGGTTTATGATACTGAAGAGAGCCCAGTACAGTCTCTTCAGTCATTATGAAAGATGTAGATATAATGGGTGAACATCCCTACCCTTCTCCACTTATGATAGTGTAAGAGGCAGGGCCTTTGCAATGGGATTTGGTCATGAGGCTAGAGCCCTTGTGAGTAAGATGAATAGTTCATAAAAAATTCATTGTTTGCCTTTCTATCCTTCCGGTACAGCTACAAGGTACCACATATGAGAAAGTGCTTTTTACCAGACACCAAAACAGCCAGCACCTCTGTCTTGGATTCCTTGGCCCTCAGAACAGTACACATTTACACTGTTTTCCAATTACCTCACAGCTCAAATAAGACGATATGTCTATGCAAATGAATCATTCTCTATTTGGCAGAGTAAAAACAAGCAACCATTTTTCAGTCTATGGCTATGTATCTTTACTTTCCTAAATATAAAACTGTTTCTTATGGAAAGTGCTAGAATTAATCAGTGTTATGGAAAGTCATGTTAAGCATGTGTGTCTACATACAGGCTTATAAAACATACATTCATTATCTCCCCTCATATTTTCAAGAGGAGAGAAAGACTGCCTTACTGTTAGGAATCTGGGTTAATATAATCCGAATTCCAGGTCTGGGTATGTGACTGCTAGAAGCTTTCCCAGAAGGAAAATGTCACTTCCTCATAACCCTTCATGCACGAGCAAAGCTTCTCCCATCGTCAGTGTTTTTCTCCAAGAAGGCAGTCAGTCTACACGCTTCGGCTTTGAAACCTACCAAAGGAAGAGACCTAAACCACCACATCACTACCTTCATTTGATATTCTGCATCTTACCGGTTGCATTTCTATTACCCCATACTTGGCCAAATCCTAGCTGCTTGTCCTAACGGTCAGGAAGTCACTTTAGAAGCATAGCACTGTCCCTCCAGCCAGCTGTCCTTCTAGAGCCTAAAGGTGGGTGAATCAGAGGAGGGGCGGGAGCTGGGGATGGGCCTGACCCTTCTCAGCAACTTTATTACATAACAtgcattccatctaaacacacttatatatgttatttatttacaCCACTACATAAGGCATGGACGCTTTCCTTGCTGTGTTTGACTCTTGACTCTTATGCTATCAATGTGATTAGTGCTCACCAATCTTGCTGCcttattttcagtatttaataTACTGCCCAATAactatgcatattttaaaatacacttacCATTTATGTTGTGTTTCTTCTATGAACCATTCctgtataatttattattatacttCTACTGTGTAGTTGGTCTTTTTCTAATAGAAATACTGAAATAGCAACGTTTTGTAGATGTTGAACAGCAAAACCCTGTATTCTGAAAATGTTGCCAAtacttgtatttttcctttctactATTTAGCTTTTGTTGTAGAGTCTTTTCCAATAGTTTAAAATCCTATAAATAGTCAATTTGGgtagttttctcttcttttttcccctttaaaaaatacatttgccAAATCCAAGTGGTGATAAAATTATTCTATACTTACTGctgctatttttaaatgaagttttaagATTTATAGgactttttggttgttgttgttttaccatGTGTGTTCTTAGTGCTCATTAAGATCAGACACAGAGCATTGGATCCTCTGCAATTGGAGTTCCAAATAGATGTGGGCTTTCTTGTACTGGATACTGGGAATTTGAGCCCAGGTTATATGGAATAGCAGCAGTGCTCTCCAGCCCAGAAGGCTTATagttgtaattaattaattatattatttaattttaatcgtattatttatttataagaacaATATCTGGATCTATAGCTGTTCATTTCAAGGATTTTTGCTGaataataaatctttcctttACTGTTGATTTGAACATTCCTCTATAGCACGCATTAAATTtacttctcttgctctctccctccctctcctccccccccgtTATATCCCCccctatacacatatatgtttctTAATACTCTGTTTTGCCAAACAACCTAGCAGGGTTTCTTTGGAGCTAACAAAGGAATGGAAATCACCCAGAAACCATGGTAGGGAGTTGAGCTAGGAGAATGTGATGCATATTGGCAAAgctatattaaaagaaataagcaGAACAGTCAAAAGGTTCcaatatttactttttctttttctgccaatgctgatttttattttaaa
Coding sequences within it:
- the LOC100762892 gene encoding taste receptor type 2 member 134-like, giving the protein MPWSPTFIFMVIFCVQSLAAMLQNGFMVTVLGRKWIQSHALPAGDMIVACLAASRFCLHGLAILNNFLNFFLLHQIDSYFGILWDFINTVNYWLTTWLAIFYCVKICSFSHPIFLWMKWRISQSVPRLLLGSLIIGGLSATSTFTGNTIAFQMMAYENCTHACGARMFSQYYYRCHTMLMCITPFFLSLLSIILLMFSLYWHLEQMRYHRPRPHDHSTQAHTMALKSLAFFLIFYTSYVLFLMLSTTQVITIYNSWRWAWEVITYMGISLHSTILMLSNPKMRRTLKTKFSNLCVGSS